From Pararge aegeria chromosome 9, ilParAegt1.1, whole genome shotgun sequence, the proteins below share one genomic window:
- the LOC120626553 gene encoding signal peptidase complex catalytic subunit SEC11A, translated as MLDALFDDVKRMNKRQFIYQLLSFGMIVSSALMIWKGLMVLTGSESPIVVVLSGSMEPAFHRGDLLFLTNYPDEPVRVGEIVVFKVEGRDIPIVHRVLKLHEKNNGTVKFLTKGDNNSVDDRGLYAQGQLWLTKKDVVGRTRGFLPYVGMVTIYMNEYPKFKFAVLGCLAIYVLVHRE; from the exons ATGTTAGACGCATTATTCGACGATGTAAAGCGCATGAACAAGAGACAG tttatttatCAACTGCTCAGTTTTGGTATGATAGTATCGTCAGCCCTGATGATATGGAAGGGCTTGATGGTGCTAACAGGTAGCGAGAGTCCAATCGTGGTGGTGCTCTCCGGGAGTATGGAACCCGCGTTTCACAGAGGAGACTTGTTATTCTTGACCAACTATCCCGATGAACCTGTGCGTGTCGGCGAGATCGTCGTCTTCAAAGTGGAGGGACGCGATATTCCTATCGTTCACAGAGTTTTGAAGCTGCATGAAAA GAACAATGGAAcagttaaatttttaactaaagGAGACAATAATAGTGTAGATGACAGAGGATTATATGCCCAGGGACAACTCTGGCTCACAAAGAAGGATGTGGTGGGCCGGACTAGAGGCTTTTTGCCTTATGTAGGAATGGTCACAATTTATATGAATGAATATCCTAAGTTTAAG TTTGCGGTACTGGGATGTTTAGCAATCTATGTGCTAGTCCATAGGGAATAA